In Oncorhynchus masou masou isolate Uvic2021 unplaced genomic scaffold, UVic_Omas_1.1 unplaced_scaffold_1024, whole genome shotgun sequence, a single genomic region encodes these proteins:
- the LOC135528715 gene encoding zinc finger protein 883-like, protein MRSLSYSPSNEEKDITVKQEVGSGASAVKEEEDAFTVKEDGVTVKGEDVVYGVKEEGEEMTVTSKKEEEGEEEEPGYLGPVSQTHREASNGSNEEFSLKMVLKNRSPINTRERRDYRGSSGEPQQPHDAEETEKSLSRSEHLNKHPQRPTGKRTHCCSDCGKRFTSSGIKIHQRTHTGEKSYGCGQCWRSFTTLISLKVHQRTHTREKRYSCDHCGRSFVYACHLTQHQRTHTGEKSYSCDQCGKRFATPGHLTLHQRTHTGENPYRCDECGKRFATSGHLTIHQRTHTAEKPYNCGQCGRSFRRSGDLTVHKRIHTGEKLYSCDQCGKRFATSGNLTLHQRTHTGEKPYSCDQCGKSFTSSGNLTQHQRTHTGEKSYSCDQCGKRFNQSHSLIYHQRIHTGEKPYSCDQCGKRFNQSHSLIYHQRIHTGEKPYSCDQCGRSFSRSGDLTVHKRVHTGEKPYSCDQCGKSFVQTCHLTQHRRTHTGEKPYSCDQCGKRFATPGHLTLHQRTHTGENPYSCDQCGKRFATSGHLTLHQRTHSGEKPYSCGQCGKRFASSGNLTRHQRTHTGEKPFCCGQCGRSFSRSGDLTVHKRIHTGEKPYSCDQCGKSFVQSGHLTQHQRTHRIEIP, encoded by the exons atgCGGTCACTAAGCTACTCTCCTTCTAATGAAGAGAAGGATatcacagtaaaacaagaagtAGGGAGTGGGGCCTCTgctgtgaaagaagaggaggacgcGTTCACAGTGAAAGAGGATGGTGTTACAGTGAAAGGAGAGGATGTAGTTTATGGcgtgaaagaggagggggaggagatgactGTTACATcgaaaaaggaggaggagggagaagaggaggaacctggatatctgggcccggtttcccaaacgcATCGTGAGGCATCCAATGGTTCTAACGAAGAATTTAGCCTTAAGATGGTTTTGAAAAACCGTTCCCCGAttaacacta gagagagacgtgactatcgtggatcctctggggagcctcaacaacctcatgatgctgaggagacagagaagagtctctccagatcagaacacctcaATAAACACCCGCAGAGACCCACAGGGAAGAGaactcactgctgctctgactgtgggaagagattcacATCATCAGGCATTaaaattcatcagagaacacacacaggagagaaatcttatggCTGTGGTCAATGTTGGAGGAGTTTTACAACATTAATCTCTCTGaaagtacaccagagaacacacacaagaGAGAAACGTTATAGCTGTGATCATTGTGGGAGGAGTTTTGTTTATGCTTGCCATCTGACtcaacaccagagaacacacacaggagagaaatcttatagctgtgatcaatgtgggaagagatttgctacacctggccacctgactctacaccagagaacacacacaggagagaatccGTATCGCTGTGAtgaatgtgggaagagatttgctACATCTGGCCACCTGACtattcaccagagaacacacacagcagagaaacCTTATaactgtggtcaatgtgggaggagttttcGTCGATCTGGAGATCTGACAGTGCacaagagaatacacacaggagagaaactttatagctgtgatcaatgtgggaagagatttgctACATCTGGCAAcctgactctacaccagagaacacacacaggagagaaaccttatagctgtgatcaatgtgggaagagttttacttcATCTGGCAATCTGACTCAACAccaaagaacacacacaggagagaaatcttatagctgtgatcaatgtgggaagagatttaaTCAGTCACACAGCCTGATATaccaccagagaatacacacaggagagaaaccttatagctgtgatcagtgtgggaagagattTAATCAGTCACACAGCCTAATATaccaccagagaatacacacaggagagaaaccttatagctgtgatcaatgtgggaggagttttagTCGATCTGGAGATCTGACAGTGCACAAGAgagtacacacaggagagaaaccttatagctgtgatcaatgtgggaagagttttgttcaAACTTGCCATCTGACTCAACAccggagaacacacacaggagagaaaccttatagctgtgatcaatgtgggaagagatttgctacacctggccacctgactctacaccagagaacacacacaggagagaatccgtatagctgtgatcaatgtgggaagagatttgctACATCTGGCCAcctgactctacaccagagaacacactcaggagagaaaccttatagctgtggtcaatgtgggaagagatttgctTCATCTGGCAACCTGACtcgacaccagagaacacacacaggagagaaacctttttgctgtggtcaatgtgggaggagttttagTCGATCTGGAGATCTGACAGTGCacaagagaatacacacaggagagaaaccttatagctgtgatcaatgtgggaagagttttgttcaATCTGGCCATCTGACtcaacaccagagaacacacaggaTTGAAATCCCATAG